From a region of the Malania oleifera isolate guangnan ecotype guangnan chromosome 12, ASM2987363v1, whole genome shotgun sequence genome:
- the LOC131144369 gene encoding protein DOG1-like 3: MAGSERDHSRCCFTEWLNTQESDLSDLLRAQAQTPRAGTISPADRHSLAQLAQNIIDHFQDYINKRSHFARRDATAFFAPAWCSPLENSLLWIAGCRPCLYIRLVYALCGSEFESQLDEFLQGTRTGNLGELSWNQFSQVNDLQMKTIREEDRLSVQMAGLQDEVADQPLAVLANKAVRVGEPNREVERALDEHARGMARILEEADELRLRTLKELISFLTPLQAVEFLLAAKKLHLSVREWGKSRDHLHGRSSDPPVS; the protein is encoded by the coding sequence ATGGCAGGTTCCGAGAGAGATCACTCCCGCTGCTGCTTCACGGAGTGGCTCAACACCCAAGAATCCGACCTCTCCGATCTCCTCCGAGCTCAAGCTCAAACCCCACGCGCCGGCACAATCTCCCCCGCCGACAGACACTCCCTCGCCCAACTCGCCCAGAACATCATCGACCACTTCCAAGACTACATCAACAAGCGATCTCACTTCGCTCGCCGCGACGCCACTGCCTTCTTCGCCCCCGCCTGGTGCTCCCCCCTCGAGAACTCCCTCCTCTGGATTGCCGGCTGCCGCCCCTGCCTCTACATCCGCCTCGTCTACGCCCTCTGCGGCTCCGAGTTCGAGTCCCAACTCGACGAGTTCCTCCAGGGGACTCGGACTGGCAACCTTGGGGAGCTATCCTGGAACCAGTTCTCCCAGGTGAACGATCTGCAGATGAAGACCATCAGGGAGGAGGACCGGCTGTCGGTCCAGATGGCCGGCCTGCAGGACGAGGTCGCGGACCAGCCGCTGGCAGTTCTGGCCAACAAGGCGGTCCGAGTGGGCGAACCGAACCGGGAGGTGGAACGGGCACTCGACGAACACGCCCGGGGCATGGCTCGTATTCTAGAGGAGGCTGACGAACTGCGGCTGAGGACGCTGAAAGAGCTTATTAGTTTCCTGACGCCGCTGCAGGCGGTGGAGTTTCTGTTGGCGGCTAAAAAGCTCCATCTCTCCGTGCGGGAGTGGGGTAAATCGAGAGATCATCTCCATGGCAGGAGCTCCGATCCACCAGttagctaa